In uncultured Draconibacterium sp., one genomic interval encodes:
- a CDS encoding NUDIX domain-containing protein, producing MNRAQLFKKLLPGFIPLFVFIAADEIWGTKIGLFIAIAVGVAEMAWIAVKEKRFEKFVLFDTLLLVVLGGVSILLDNDIFFKLKPGLIELILVAVLAISAFSTVNIVGMMGQRYMKDVEFNTAQMQQMRRSMKSLFFIFLVHTFLVFYSAFFMSKEAWVFISGGLFYIIFGVYFLFEMLRQKKKQKALTNEEWVPLVDEHGKVTGQAPRSQVHNGSKLLHPVVHLHVLNNKGAILIQKRPADKLIQPGKWDTAVGGHISAGETLEQALKKEVFEEIGLKEFSAKLQKVYKWESEVEAELIYLFTTYDYKGFGIQSDEVEELRFWTKKQVEKNLGKAIFTPNFEVEFKMLQELNLI from the coding sequence ATGAACAGAGCACAATTATTTAAAAAATTACTGCCCGGTTTTATTCCTCTGTTTGTTTTCATCGCTGCTGATGAAATATGGGGGACTAAAATCGGGCTTTTTATTGCTATCGCGGTAGGTGTGGCCGAAATGGCCTGGATTGCCGTTAAAGAAAAGCGATTCGAAAAGTTTGTGCTTTTCGATACGTTGTTACTGGTGGTTCTTGGTGGCGTTTCCATACTGCTCGACAACGATATTTTCTTCAAGCTGAAACCCGGACTGATCGAATTGATTCTGGTGGCAGTTCTTGCCATTTCAGCATTCTCAACTGTAAATATAGTAGGAATGATGGGGCAGCGCTACATGAAAGATGTGGAGTTTAACACTGCCCAAATGCAGCAGATGCGACGAAGTATGAAGAGCCTGTTCTTCATCTTTTTGGTGCATACTTTTTTGGTGTTTTATTCGGCCTTTTTTATGAGCAAAGAAGCCTGGGTATTTATCAGTGGCGGATTATTCTACATCATTTTTGGCGTTTATTTTTTGTTCGAAATGCTTCGTCAGAAAAAGAAACAAAAGGCGCTTACCAACGAAGAGTGGGTGCCGCTGGTTGATGAACATGGAAAAGTTACCGGTCAGGCGCCACGCAGCCAGGTGCACAACGGAAGCAAGCTGTTACATCCGGTGGTACATTTGCATGTGTTGAATAATAAAGGAGCTATCCTTATTCAAAAACGCCCTGCTGATAAACTCATTCAACCCGGGAAATGGGATACGGCTGTCGGCGGTCATATCTCGGCTGGAGAGACTTTGGAGCAGGCACTTAAAAAAGAAGTTTTTGAGGAAATCGGTTTAAAAGAGTTTTCGGCAAAACTGCAGAAAGTATATAAATGGGAATCGGAGGTGGAAGCCGAATTGATTTACCTGTTTACTACCTACGATTATAAAGGTTTCGGCATCCAGTCAGATGAAGTGGAGGAACTCCGCTTCTGGACAAAAAAACAGGTGGAGAAGAACCTTGGTAAGGCTATTTTTACTCCAAATTTCGAGGTGGAATTTAAAATGCTTCAGGAGCTCAATTTGATCTAA
- a CDS encoding FKBP-type peptidyl-prolyl cis-trans isomerase, which produces MKKTFSYILLMLGAVAFFACNDGIDYQKMRDNELALLDDYLAIAHPGAEATPSGLYYFNEPGTGEGDTIKVGDRVQLFYATWSLTEGPDSLLVDETNGYLDGHRFEPYEVTVGTGGSIKGLEEGLTYMQPGTRSRLVINSELAYGQQGSGYAIGAFQTVLMEVEIYKVIPFEISANEEE; this is translated from the coding sequence ATGAAGAAAACATTTTCATATATTTTATTGATGTTAGGGGCTGTTGCCTTTTTTGCCTGTAACGACGGAATTGATTACCAAAAAATGAGGGATAATGAATTGGCGTTACTGGATGATTATTTGGCAATTGCGCATCCCGGTGCGGAAGCTACTCCATCTGGTCTTTATTATTTTAATGAGCCGGGTACCGGCGAAGGTGACACCATAAAAGTAGGCGACCGTGTTCAATTGTTTTATGCTACCTGGTCGTTAACTGAAGGGCCGGACAGTTTGTTGGTTGACGAAACAAACGGTTATCTCGATGGGCACAGATTCGAGCCTTACGAGGTTACTGTTGGTACCGGAGGGTCGATTAAGGGGCTTGAAGAAGGTTTGACCTATATGCAGCCCGGAACAAGATCTCGCCTGGTGATCAACTCTGAACTGGCTTACGGTCAGCAAGGTTCAGGGTATGCTATCGGAGCTTTTCAAACAGTATTAATGGAGGTGGAAATTTACAAGGTTATTCCTTTTGAGATTTCTGCCAACGAAGAAGAATAA
- a CDS encoding FKBP-type peptidyl-prolyl cis-trans isomerase, translating into MKRRLVTRFLLAIIIGVTVASCIDEGEPYIPPTKAEEDALLAEYLDTLTNRGLDIDTTALGVYYITDSIGNGVFPQDGDTCVVKYTGSFIDGGIFDSTGDNTWEYVLGGEGLINGWNDATRFIDEEGAAFLIIPSELGYGETGAGSIPPNTTIVFYVEMVEIKPHN; encoded by the coding sequence ATGAAAAGGAGATTAGTTACAAGATTTTTATTGGCGATTATTATCGGAGTTACAGTGGCGTCGTGTATCGACGAGGGAGAACCATATATTCCGCCAACAAAAGCTGAAGAGGATGCATTGTTAGCAGAGTATCTTGATACCCTGACCAACAGGGGGCTGGATATTGATACAACAGCGCTGGGTGTTTATTACATTACCGATTCGATTGGAAACGGCGTTTTCCCTCAGGATGGAGATACCTGTGTAGTAAAATATACTGGTAGCTTTATCGATGGTGGCATATTTGATTCGACCGGGGACAATACCTGGGAGTATGTGTTAGGTGGCGAAGGATTGATTAACGGATGGAATGACGCAACGCGCTTTATTGATGAAGAAGGTGCTGCTTTTTTAATTATTCCTTCAGAGCTAGGGTATGGAGAAACCGGTGCCGGCAGCATTCCACCAAATACTACAATAGTTTTTTATGTAGAAATGGTAGAAATCAAACCACATAATTAA
- a CDS encoding bifunctional oligoribonuclease/PAP phosphatase NrnA: MKNTDIEIITSIKALLATSKKKLVIIPHENPDGDAIGSALGLGQVLADFGHEVKVLSANDYPVFLKWFSSDVPVMIYDKDKKKAKSWLEQADAMICVDFNEASRAGKLEKKILEFEHEKVLIDHHPYPTQFCDFMVSETSYSSTCELVFDVLTETGFSSYFSKKAAEALYTGILTDTGGFSHNISKNTFKVVSELLNHDIETDKIQSAVFHNFSADRMKLLGFCLNDKMKVFPEYRAAVISISKEELKRFNFQPGDTEGFVNYPLSIKNIVFSALFIEKEEYVKASFRSKGNFPANEFSSSHFNGGGHLNAAGGESELNFEETLLKFTQLLPEYKHQLLETTI, translated from the coding sequence TTGAAAAATACTGACATAGAGATTATTACATCGATTAAGGCATTATTAGCCACTTCGAAAAAGAAGCTGGTAATTATTCCGCATGAAAATCCGGACGGCGATGCTATTGGCTCGGCACTGGGACTTGGGCAGGTACTTGCCGATTTTGGTCACGAGGTTAAAGTGCTGTCAGCAAACGACTATCCCGTGTTTTTGAAATGGTTTTCTTCAGATGTTCCGGTAATGATTTACGATAAAGACAAAAAGAAAGCTAAAAGCTGGTTGGAACAGGCCGATGCAATGATCTGTGTGGATTTTAACGAAGCTTCGCGCGCCGGGAAACTGGAAAAGAAAATTCTCGAATTTGAGCATGAAAAGGTATTGATCGATCATCATCCGTACCCAACACAGTTTTGCGATTTTATGGTTTCCGAAACTTCGTACAGTTCAACTTGCGAACTGGTTTTTGATGTGTTGACGGAAACAGGTTTCAGCTCATATTTTTCGAAAAAAGCAGCAGAGGCACTTTACACCGGTATTTTGACTGACACAGGTGGTTTTAGCCACAATATTTCTAAAAATACTTTTAAGGTGGTTTCGGAATTGCTGAACCATGATATTGAAACGGATAAAATACAGTCGGCAGTATTTCATAATTTTTCAGCCGACCGGATGAAATTACTCGGATTTTGCCTGAACGATAAAATGAAGGTTTTTCCCGAGTACAGAGCTGCAGTGATTAGTATCAGCAAAGAGGAATTGAAGCGTTTTAATTTTCAGCCCGGCGATACCGAAGGGTTTGTAAATTACCCGCTATCGATAAAAAATATAGTTTTTAGTGCGCTTTTTATCGAAAAAGAGGAATACGTTAAAGCCTCTTTTCGCTCAAAAGGTAATTTTCCGGCCAACGAATTTTCATCGAGCCATTTCAATGGTGGCGGGCATTTGAACGCAGCGGGGGGTGAGTCGGAACTAAATTTTGAAGAAACTTTATTAAAGTTCACGCAACTTTTACCTGAGTATAAGCATCAGTTGTTGGAAACAACTATTTAA
- a CDS encoding nucleoside-diphosphate kinase, with amino-acid sequence MAGNRTFTMIKPGAVRKNYEGAILKMINDAGFKIRAMKLTRMSTTQAGAFYEVHKGKPFYDNLVKFMSSGPIVAAILEKENAIEDFRKLIGATNPENAAEGTVRKLFACSVTENAVHGADSDENATREADFFFSTFERFYDYE; translated from the coding sequence ATGGCTGGAAACAGAACCTTTACAATGATTAAGCCCGGTGCGGTGAGAAAGAACTACGAGGGCGCAATTTTAAAAATGATAAACGATGCAGGTTTTAAAATTCGCGCAATGAAACTCACGCGCATGTCGACAACTCAAGCCGGTGCTTTTTACGAAGTCCACAAAGGAAAACCTTTCTACGATAACCTGGTTAAGTTTATGAGCTCGGGGCCAATTGTTGCCGCCATTTTAGAAAAAGAAAATGCCATTGAAGATTTTCGCAAACTGATTGGAGCTACCAATCCGGAAAATGCTGCAGAAGGCACCGTTCGGAAATTGTTTGCCTGCAGTGTTACCGAAAATGCGGTCCATGGTGCCGACAGCGATGAAAACGCCACTCGCGAAGCCGACTTTTTCTTTTCAACTTTCGAACGTTTTTACGATTACGAATAA
- a CDS encoding D-hexose-6-phosphate mutarotase → MNIDELNEKFGVEGEVGFMELDGDLPFITITNKYAEADICLYGAQITSFRPMRTTGVLWMSPYSVFEKGKAIRGGIPVCFPWFGPHVNDSALPQHGFARTSMWEVTEVDTLEKGETYVSMQLKSSEETKAYWPHDFVAEMIFEIGDSLSVTLKVTNPSDSAISYTSALHTYFNLSAIENIKIAGLQNTHYENQLDGNRYIQEEELLEVSEATTRHYFDTKADCIIHDPYFKRDIRIAKEGSKCSTVWNPGAEACEQMSDMPNDGHETFVCLETVNKINDQINLAPGESHETTAVISVE, encoded by the coding sequence ATGAACATAGACGAATTAAACGAAAAATTTGGAGTTGAAGGCGAAGTTGGTTTTATGGAACTCGATGGCGATCTGCCTTTTATAACAATAACAAATAAATATGCTGAAGCTGATATTTGCCTGTATGGCGCACAAATTACCAGTTTTAGGCCCATGCGAACCACCGGTGTTTTGTGGATGAGTCCGTACAGCGTTTTCGAAAAAGGCAAAGCAATTCGTGGAGGTATTCCGGTTTGTTTTCCGTGGTTTGGCCCGCATGTCAACGATTCGGCCTTGCCGCAACACGGATTTGCCCGTACATCGATGTGGGAAGTTACCGAGGTAGATACTTTGGAAAAAGGGGAGACTTACGTTTCCATGCAGCTAAAATCGTCGGAAGAAACCAAAGCCTACTGGCCCCATGATTTTGTTGCTGAAATGATTTTTGAAATTGGCGATTCATTGTCGGTTACTTTAAAGGTTACCAATCCTTCTGATTCGGCTATTTCATACACATCGGCATTGCACACTTATTTTAATTTATCGGCAATTGAAAACATAAAAATTGCCGGACTGCAAAATACGCATTACGAAAACCAGCTGGACGGCAATCGTTATATTCAGGAGGAAGAATTGCTGGAAGTATCAGAAGCTACAACAAGGCATTATTTCGATACCAAAGCCGATTGTATTATTCATGATCCGTATTTTAAACGCGACATCCGAATTGCCAAAGAGGGCAGTAAGTGCTCAACCGTATGGAATCCCGGTGCCGAAGCATGCGAACAGATGAGTGACATGCCCAACGATGGACACGAAACTTTTGTATGCCTCGAAACTGTGAACAAAATCAACGATCAGATTAATCTGGCTCCCGGGGAATCGCACGAAACAACAGCTGTAATTAGTGTTGAATAA
- a CDS encoding DUF721 domain-containing protein, translating into MRRSNTQSLSEVLKQYIEENRIERKLKEVDIVQGWENLLGKTIARYTRNIYIRNRILYVEITSAVVKNELFLMREEICRRINQNAGEEMITRIVFK; encoded by the coding sequence ATGAGACGAAGTAATACACAATCGTTAAGCGAGGTTTTAAAACAGTATATCGAGGAAAACCGCATCGAGCGGAAATTGAAAGAAGTGGATATTGTGCAGGGCTGGGAAAACCTGCTCGGAAAAACCATTGCACGTTACACCCGCAATATATACATCCGCAACCGGATTTTATATGTTGAAATAACCTCGGCAGTAGTGAAAAACGAGTTGTTTTTAATGCGCGAAGAAATTTGCCGGCGCATTAACCAGAATGCAGGTGAAGAAATGATTACCCGAATTGTTTTTAAATAA
- a CDS encoding DNA replication/repair protein RecF has protein sequence MHIEEISIVNFKNILEVKAEFSPKLNCFIGKNGAGKTNMLDAIYYLSFCKSFFNATDQLNINHEENFFMLNGNYSRIESKETINCGLQKGQKKQFKRNTKVYKKLQEHIGLLPLVMITPSDVNLILGGSDERRKFMDGVISQYNQTYLDDLLKYNRALTQRNNLLKQFASDRYFDEELLGIWDDQLVEYGTRIHAERTRFVEKLIPVFQRYYNYISGGNEVVELVHQSDLYESDLATMLKASLHKDRAAQYTTVGIHKDDLLLNIGEYPIKKLGSQGQKKTYLVALKLAQFEFIKEISGINPILLLDDIFDKLDQHRVEQIVTAVASEQFGQIFLTDTNREHLDTIIKRMDADYRIFKVENGKVELAQ, from the coding sequence ATGCATATTGAAGAGATTTCAATTGTAAATTTTAAAAATATTCTGGAGGTAAAGGCTGAATTTTCGCCCAAACTGAATTGTTTTATCGGGAAAAACGGTGCCGGAAAAACCAATATGCTCGACGCTATCTATTACCTGTCGTTTTGCAAGAGCTTTTTTAATGCTACTGATCAGCTGAATATCAATCACGAAGAAAACTTTTTTATGCTGAACGGGAACTACAGCCGAATAGAATCGAAAGAAACCATTAATTGTGGTTTGCAAAAAGGGCAGAAAAAGCAGTTTAAACGCAATACAAAGGTGTATAAAAAGCTGCAGGAACATATTGGTTTGTTGCCTTTGGTTATGATTACGCCATCGGATGTAAACCTGATTTTAGGTGGCAGCGACGAGCGCCGTAAATTTATGGACGGTGTAATATCGCAGTACAACCAAACTTACCTCGACGATCTTTTGAAATACAACCGGGCACTGACGCAGCGGAATAATCTGCTGAAACAATTTGCCAGCGATCGTTATTTCGACGAAGAACTGTTGGGCATCTGGGACGATCAGCTGGTGGAGTACGGAACACGGATTCATGCAGAACGTACACGTTTTGTAGAAAAGCTGATTCCGGTTTTTCAACGCTACTATAATTATATATCGGGAGGAAACGAAGTGGTGGAATTGGTTCATCAGTCGGATCTGTATGAATCGGATCTTGCAACAATGCTAAAAGCGTCTTTACATAAAGATCGGGCGGCACAGTATACCACCGTTGGAATTCATAAAGACGATCTGTTATTAAATATTGGTGAATACCCAATAAAAAAGTTAGGATCGCAAGGGCAGAAAAAGACCTACCTCGTAGCACTGAAACTGGCGCAATTCGAGTTCATAAAAGAGATTTCGGGAATAAATCCCATTCTTTTACTGGATGATATATTTGATAAACTGGATCAGCACCGCGTAGAGCAAATAGTTACGGCTGTAGCGAGCGAACAGTTTGGTCAGATATTTCTTACAGACACCAATCGCGAGCATCTCGACACCATAATTAAAAGGATGGATGCCGATTATCGTATTTTTAAAGTAGAAAACGGAAAAGTAGAACTGGCACAATGA
- a CDS encoding tetratricopeptide repeat protein — MAKKNVKQDDNLQELESALTKTEQFVEDNSKIISYVVGGIIIVVAAYLGFNKFYVQPKEDEAISQMFMAENYFEKDSFNLAINGDGNYLGFLDIIDDYGMTKSANRAKYYTGISYLYLGQYEDALDYLNDFKSDDLLLAPVAEGAKGDAYLELGETDSALKQYKKAYSVSDNELTTPVYMMKAANLLESTNKLEDALALYEDIKAEYPQSSEGTNADRYIARIKTKLN, encoded by the coding sequence ATGGCAAAGAAGAATGTAAAGCAAGACGATAATTTACAGGAACTTGAAAGTGCGCTAACAAAAACAGAACAATTTGTTGAAGATAATTCGAAAATCATCAGCTACGTGGTTGGTGGAATTATCATAGTTGTTGCCGCCTATCTTGGGTTTAACAAATTTTATGTACAACCAAAAGAAGACGAGGCAATATCGCAAATGTTTATGGCCGAGAATTATTTCGAAAAAGATTCGTTTAATCTGGCAATCAACGGCGATGGTAACTACCTGGGGTTCCTTGATATTATTGATGATTACGGAATGACTAAATCGGCTAACCGTGCAAAATACTACACTGGTATTTCGTACCTGTACCTTGGTCAGTACGAAGATGCACTGGATTACTTAAATGATTTTAAATCCGATGATTTGCTATTGGCTCCTGTAGCAGAAGGTGCAAAAGGAGATGCTTACCTTGAATTAGGTGAGACCGACAGTGCACTGAAACAATACAAAAAAGCCTATTCAGTTAGCGATAACGAATTAACGACTCCGGTTTACATGATGAAAGCAGCTAACCTGCTTGAATCAACAAACAAGCTGGAAGATGCACTGGCGTTGTACGAAGATATTAAAGCGGAATATCCGCAATCTTCGGAAGGCACAAATGCCGACCGCTATATTGCCCGCATCAAAACAAAATTGAATTAA
- the ribH gene encoding 6,7-dimethyl-8-ribityllumazine synthase: MATKDLSAYDINSVPSAENMRFGVVVAEWNWEITSALANGAVDTLKKHGATEENISVKYVPGTFELPLGGQYFAELDNVDAVILLGCVIQGDTRHFDYICEGVTQGTKDLNLKYNKPFIFGVLTTNNEQQALDRAGGKLGNKGDEAAITAIKMVALQQSFK; the protein is encoded by the coding sequence ATGGCAACAAAAGATTTATCAGCATACGATATTAATTCGGTACCATCAGCAGAAAACATGCGTTTCGGCGTGGTAGTAGCCGAATGGAACTGGGAAATTACATCGGCACTGGCAAACGGCGCTGTTGACACCTTAAAAAAACACGGTGCTACCGAAGAAAACATTTCTGTAAAATATGTTCCCGGAACTTTTGAGCTTCCGCTGGGCGGACAGTATTTTGCTGAATTGGATAATGTAGACGCTGTAATTCTGCTGGGTTGCGTAATTCAGGGCGACACCCGCCACTTCGATTATATTTGCGAAGGCGTAACACAAGGCACAAAAGATTTAAACCTGAAATACAACAAACCGTTTATTTTTGGTGTTCTTACTACAAATAACGAACAACAAGCGCTCGACCGTGCCGGAGGAAAACTGGGCAATAAAGGCGACGAAGCTGCCATCACTGCCATTAAAATGGTGGCATTGCAACAGTCGTTTAAGTAA
- a CDS encoding helix-turn-helix domain-containing protein codes for MKQVLHIKNMVCNRCIKVVKEELEKLDIQVESIELGKVGISENLDKAQTEEVRSVLNDNGFELMDDKKSQLIDRIKTIIIEKTHYSNEDKEPVNFSEMIAGEVGHDYSYLSKLFSSVEGITIEKYIINQKIEKVKELLVYGELTLNEISYQLGYSSVQHLSNQFKKVTGLTPSHFKNLKENKRKPLDEV; via the coding sequence ATGAAACAGGTTCTGCACATAAAAAATATGGTTTGTAACCGCTGTATAAAAGTGGTGAAAGAAGAACTTGAGAAACTTGATATACAGGTTGAATCAATAGAATTGGGTAAAGTCGGCATTTCCGAAAATCTGGATAAAGCCCAAACCGAGGAAGTGCGTTCGGTACTAAATGACAATGGTTTTGAGTTGATGGACGATAAAAAAAGCCAGCTGATTGACCGGATTAAAACCATTATCATTGAAAAAACACATTACTCAAACGAAGATAAGGAACCGGTTAACTTCTCGGAAATGATTGCAGGAGAAGTTGGTCACGATTATTCGTATTTGAGCAAGTTGTTTTCATCGGTGGAAGGAATTACCATCGAGAAGTATATCATCAATCAAAAAATCGAAAAAGTTAAAGAGCTCCTGGTTTACGGCGAGCTTACCTTAAACGAAATATCTTATCAACTGGGATACAGCAGTGTACAACACTTATCAAACCAGTTTAAAAAGGTTACCGGATTAACGCCTTCGCACTTTAAAAACCTGAAAGAAAACAAGCGCAAACCGCTTGACGAGGTTTAG
- a CDS encoding permease, producing MQAGQYILKFLGDFATILGEMAPYLLLGFFFAGLLYAFIPREKIDKYFNGSPFRSSIFSSLFGIPLPLCSCGVIPTGAALYKNGASKGGTVSFMISTPQTGVDSILATFSLMGLPFAIIRPIAALITGISGGLITSVITKKEPVQPYVADKTSKPKTVGQKIKAIFRYGFVEFIQDISKWLIIGLVLAAIISALIPNDFFELLNLSPILQMLLILVVSVPLYICATGSIPLAAILILKGVSPGAAFVLLMAGPATNAATITMIGKVLGKKSLFTYLGTIIIGAMGFGLIIDYLLPVQWFTEITQQHLGHDHGTHLAWWQIASGVLLLGLIINGYIQRYRTPKEQTKSQLKNNTMQLKTIKVEGMTCNHCKANVETNLQKLAFVDSAVVNLAEKTVTLEGDDIDLDKVIETVESIGYKAV from the coding sequence ATGCAAGCAGGACAATACATATTAAAATTTTTAGGCGACTTCGCTACTATCTTAGGTGAGATGGCCCCTTATCTTTTATTGGGATTTTTCTTTGCAGGACTATTGTATGCATTTATTCCACGCGAAAAAATAGACAAGTATTTTAATGGATCGCCATTTCGCTCCTCTATTTTTTCATCATTATTCGGAATTCCACTGCCATTATGTTCTTGTGGAGTAATTCCTACGGGAGCGGCTTTGTATAAAAATGGTGCTTCAAAAGGAGGAACTGTCTCGTTTATGATTTCTACACCGCAAACCGGTGTCGATTCTATTTTGGCAACATTTTCGCTCATGGGATTGCCGTTTGCCATTATCCGACCAATTGCCGCTTTAATTACCGGAATTTCAGGAGGTTTAATTACAAGCGTAATTACAAAAAAAGAACCTGTACAACCGTACGTTGCAGACAAAACTTCAAAACCGAAAACAGTGGGACAGAAAATCAAGGCTATTTTTCGTTACGGTTTTGTGGAGTTCATCCAGGATATCTCGAAATGGCTGATCATTGGGTTGGTTTTAGCCGCCATTATTTCAGCTCTGATACCCAACGATTTCTTTGAACTATTAAACCTGTCGCCAATATTGCAAATGCTGCTAATTTTGGTTGTATCGGTTCCCTTATACATTTGTGCAACCGGTTCTATTCCGCTGGCAGCCATACTTATATTGAAAGGAGTCAGCCCGGGAGCGGCCTTTGTATTGCTTATGGCCGGACCGGCAACCAATGCAGCAACAATTACAATGATTGGTAAAGTTTTGGGCAAAAAAAGTCTGTTCACTTATCTCGGAACAATTATTATCGGTGCTATGGGATTTGGCCTGATCATCGATTACCTGTTACCGGTACAGTGGTTTACCGAAATTACCCAACAACATTTGGGACACGATCACGGAACTCACTTGGCCTGGTGGCAAATTGCTTCAGGAGTTTTACTTCTGGGATTGATCATAAACGGCTACATTCAGCGGTACCGGACTCCAAAAGAACAAACTAAATCACAATTAAAGAATAATACAATGCAATTAAAAACGATTAAAGTTGAAGGGATGACTTGCAACCATTGCAAGGCAAATGTAGAGACTAACCTGCAAAAACTGGCATTTGTAGATAGTGCAGTGGTAAACCTGGCCGAAAAAACGGTAACTTTAGAGGGCGACGACATCGATCTGGATAAAGTAATAGAAACCGTTGAATCAATTGGCTATAAAGCAGTGTAA